The following proteins come from a genomic window of Actinopolyspora saharensis:
- a CDS encoding GPR1/FUN34/YaaH family transporter has protein sequence MTTTRSAGTDEGEVERATRISLRPIASPLPLGFFAFAIGSGMLSLWQFGLLVDTDERVLFLLLAAFVFPVQLIAGIFAFHGREPVAATALNLIAFSWPATALITVLSPAAPSRPLVGALDVLIGVVLAMLCPVALAGKPLLGAVVLLGSARYVLNGVQEFTGSGTVQFASAVVGGAVLLMGFYGGLALILEDTKHRTVLPFPRLGEARRALQTDLVDQAASVTREAGVRRQL, from the coding sequence ATGACTACGACGAGGTCCGCGGGCACGGACGAGGGCGAGGTGGAGAGGGCGACCAGGATCAGCCTGCGGCCGATCGCGAGCCCGCTTCCGCTGGGATTCTTCGCCTTCGCCATCGGGTCGGGCATGCTGAGCCTGTGGCAGTTCGGTCTGCTGGTCGACACCGACGAGCGAGTCCTGTTCCTGCTGCTTGCGGCGTTCGTGTTCCCGGTGCAGCTGATCGCGGGGATTTTCGCCTTCCACGGGCGCGAGCCGGTCGCGGCCACCGCGCTCAACCTCATCGCCTTCTCGTGGCCTGCCACCGCGTTGATCACGGTGCTCTCGCCCGCGGCTCCGTCGAGACCGCTGGTGGGCGCGCTGGATGTGCTGATCGGTGTGGTGCTGGCGATGCTCTGCCCGGTTGCGCTGGCGGGCAAGCCGTTGTTGGGGGCGGTGGTGCTGCTGGGATCGGCCCGCTACGTGCTCAACGGCGTCCAGGAGTTCACCGGCTCCGGGACGGTGCAGTTCGCCTCGGCCGTCGTCGGCGGGGCGGTGCTGCTGATGGGGTTCTACGGAGGGTTGGCGCTGATCCTGGAGGACACCAAGCACCGCACCGTGCTGCCCTTCCCCCGGTTGGGGGAGGCACGGCGCGCGCTGCAGACCGATCTCGTCGATCAGGCGGCCAGCGTCACCCGGGAGGCCGGGGTTCGCAGGCAGCTCTGA
- a CDS encoding DUF2218 domain-containing protein: MPQAHAEVRTERAQRYLKQLASHLGERCEITEETDSTRITLPQDRATGHCLLTPRAETLTLHAEADTADDLASVQDVIGRHLERFGERDGLTVAWSAEQPQQ; the protein is encoded by the coding sequence ATGCCGCAGGCACACGCGGAAGTCCGCACCGAGCGCGCCCAGCGCTACCTCAAGCAGCTCGCCTCCCACCTGGGAGAACGCTGCGAGATCACCGAGGAGACCGACAGCACCCGGATCACCCTGCCGCAGGACCGGGCCACCGGGCACTGCCTGCTGACACCGCGCGCCGAGACGCTGACCCTGCACGCCGAGGCCGACACCGCCGACGACCTGGCCAGCGTGCAGGACGTCATCGGGCGCCACCTGGAGCGCTTCGGCGAGCGGGACGGGCTGACCGTCGCGTGGTCGGCGGAACAGCCGCAGCAGTAA